In Isoptericola jiangsuensis, the following proteins share a genomic window:
- the metE gene encoding 5-methyltetrahydropteroyltriglutamate--homocysteine S-methyltransferase: MSSTDHPTTPVTPTTGPAFPGGTVLGYPRIGRRRELKRAVEAFWAGRTTAAELESAAADLRLATVRRLVELGLDATDGSVPGSFSFYDQVLDVVATLGAVPARFTGLLDESGRLDVAGYSTVARGAGDRGVSGAALEMTKWFDTNYHYLVPEIGPDTPISFVDDRFVAAFVEAKEAGVVTRPVVVGPVTFLALSKAADDAPEGFRPLDRLDDVVAAYADLLRALAAAGAPWVQLDEPALVTDSVDATFAELSAAVTTAYGALATDLAVGTDRPAVLVAAPFGGLRSDAGDGLALLAGTDVDAIAVDLVKGAVPTGAVPGLAGKTLVAGVVDGHNVWRADLAAKLDVVDALAGLGAGGLAVGTSTSLLHVPHDVEDEVFGGPGTPGTVLDPRLRDWLAFADQKVVEVATLARGLAEGRDAVAAELAASAAAVASRTAAAGVVVPAVRERAAALTDADFARGSYADRAAAQAERLDLPPLPTTTIGSFPQTPEIRRARALWTKGELSDADYTTAMRAEVARVVRLQEDLGLDVLVHGEPERNDMVQYFAEHLDGFAVTANGWVQSYGSRCVRPPILWGDVQRPAPITVEWSAYTASLTDKPVKGMLTGPVTILAWSFVRDDQPLGDTANQVGLALRDEIADLEAAGIGIVQVDEPALRELLPLRKADQPAYLDWSVRSFRLATSGVDTATQIHTHLCYSEFGEVIGAIDGLDADVTSVEAARSRMEIVPELRDAGYSRGIGPGVYDIHSPRVPSVDEVTELLRLAAKSIDPRVVWVNPDCGLKTRRYEETVPSLEHLVAAAQAVRATL; encoded by the coding sequence ATGTCCAGCACCGACCACCCGACCACCCCCGTCACCCCGACCACGGGCCCGGCCTTCCCCGGCGGCACCGTCCTCGGCTACCCCCGCATCGGGCGCCGCCGCGAGCTCAAGCGCGCCGTGGAGGCGTTCTGGGCCGGCCGCACCACCGCCGCCGAGCTGGAGTCCGCCGCCGCCGACCTGCGTCTCGCCACGGTCCGCCGTCTCGTCGAGCTCGGCCTCGACGCGACCGACGGCTCCGTGCCCGGGTCGTTCTCGTTCTACGACCAGGTCCTCGACGTCGTCGCGACGCTCGGCGCCGTCCCCGCCCGTTTCACCGGCCTCCTCGACGAGTCCGGCCGGCTCGACGTCGCGGGGTACTCCACCGTGGCGCGCGGCGCCGGTGACCGAGGCGTGTCGGGCGCCGCGCTCGAGATGACCAAGTGGTTCGACACGAACTACCACTACCTCGTGCCGGAGATCGGCCCGGACACCCCGATCTCGTTCGTCGACGACCGGTTCGTCGCGGCGTTCGTCGAGGCGAAGGAGGCGGGCGTCGTGACCCGCCCGGTCGTCGTCGGGCCGGTGACGTTCCTCGCGCTGTCGAAGGCCGCCGACGACGCACCCGAGGGCTTCCGGCCCCTCGACCGCCTCGACGACGTCGTCGCCGCGTACGCCGACCTGCTGCGCGCGCTCGCCGCCGCCGGTGCGCCGTGGGTCCAGCTCGACGAGCCGGCGCTGGTCACCGACTCCGTCGACGCGACCTTCGCCGAGCTGTCGGCGGCCGTGACCACCGCGTACGGCGCCCTCGCGACCGACCTCGCGGTCGGCACCGACCGCCCGGCGGTCCTCGTCGCGGCGCCGTTCGGCGGCCTGCGCTCGGACGCCGGCGACGGGCTCGCGCTGCTGGCCGGCACGGACGTCGACGCGATCGCCGTGGACCTCGTCAAGGGTGCCGTGCCCACCGGCGCCGTCCCCGGTCTGGCCGGCAAGACGCTCGTCGCGGGCGTCGTCGACGGCCACAACGTGTGGCGGGCGGACCTCGCCGCCAAGCTTGACGTCGTGGACGCCCTCGCGGGCCTCGGCGCGGGCGGCCTCGCCGTCGGCACGTCGACGTCGCTGCTGCACGTGCCCCACGACGTGGAGGACGAGGTGTTCGGCGGCCCCGGGACGCCCGGCACGGTGCTCGACCCGCGCCTGCGCGACTGGCTCGCCTTCGCCGACCAGAAGGTCGTCGAGGTCGCGACGCTCGCCCGCGGCCTCGCCGAGGGGCGGGACGCCGTCGCCGCCGAGCTCGCCGCCTCCGCCGCCGCCGTGGCGTCGCGGACCGCCGCGGCGGGCGTCGTCGTGCCGGCCGTGCGCGAGCGTGCCGCCGCGCTCACCGACGCGGACTTCGCGCGCGGGTCGTACGCCGACCGCGCCGCCGCGCAGGCCGAGCGCCTGGACCTCCCGCCGCTGCCCACGACCACCATCGGGTCGTTCCCGCAGACCCCGGAGATCCGCCGCGCCCGCGCCCTGTGGACGAAGGGCGAGCTGTCCGACGCCGACTACACGACGGCGATGCGCGCGGAGGTCGCCCGGGTCGTGCGGCTCCAGGAGGACCTCGGCCTCGACGTCCTCGTGCACGGCGAGCCCGAGCGCAACGACATGGTCCAGTACTTCGCGGAGCACCTCGACGGGTTCGCGGTCACCGCGAACGGCTGGGTGCAGTCCTACGGCTCCCGCTGCGTGCGCCCGCCGATCCTGTGGGGCGACGTGCAGCGCCCCGCCCCCATCACCGTCGAGTGGTCGGCGTACACCGCGTCCCTGACCGACAAGCCGGTCAAGGGCATGCTCACGGGCCCCGTGACGATCCTCGCGTGGTCGTTCGTGCGCGACGACCAGCCGCTCGGCGACACCGCGAACCAGGTGGGACTCGCGCTGCGCGACGAGATCGCGGACCTCGAGGCCGCCGGCATCGGCATCGTGCAGGTCGACGAGCCGGCGCTGCGCGAACTGCTGCCGCTGCGCAAGGCCGACCAGCCCGCCTACCTCGACTGGTCGGTGCGGTCGTTCCGTCTGGCCACGTCGGGCGTGGACACCGCCACGCAGATCCACACCCACCTGTGCTACTCGGAGTTCGGCGAGGTCATCGGGGCGATCGACGGCCTCGACGCCGACGTGACGTCGGTCGAGGCGGCGCGCTCCCGCATGGAGATCGTGCCGGAGCTGCGCGACGCCGGGTACTCGCGGGGCATCGGGCCGGGCGTGTACGACATCCACTCCCCCCGCGTGCCGTCCGTCGACGAGGTGACCGAGCTGCTGCGGCTCGCCGCGAAGTCGATCGACCCGCGCGTCGTGTGGGTGAACCCGGACTGCGGCCTGAAGACCCGCCGCTACGAGGAGACCGTGCCGTCGCTGGAGCACCTGGTCGCCGCCGCGCAGGCGGTCCGCGCCACGCTCTGA
- a CDS encoding SRPBCC family protein, with protein MNETQQLTELTFTVSGRIARPCRVTYEAVADPAQLSRYFTTGGARGRLEAGQEVTWDFADFPGRFPVTVVEAVPPRRIVIEWGGEATADGSGRTRTTFELEPLDGDTATLVTITESAWSATPDGARNAFGNCEGWTGMLAALKAWVEHGINLRDGFYVDRNAG; from the coding sequence ATGAACGAGACGCAGCAGCTCACGGAACTGACCTTCACGGTGTCCGGGCGCATCGCGCGTCCGTGCCGGGTGACCTACGAGGCCGTCGCCGACCCCGCCCAGCTCTCCCGCTACTTCACGACCGGTGGCGCACGCGGGCGCCTGGAGGCGGGCCAGGAGGTCACGTGGGACTTCGCCGACTTCCCCGGACGGTTCCCCGTGACCGTCGTCGAGGCCGTCCCGCCCCGCCGCATCGTCATCGAGTGGGGCGGTGAGGCGACCGCCGACGGCAGCGGCCGGACCCGCACGACGTTCGAGCTCGAGCCGCTCGACGGCGACACCGCGACCCTGGTCACCATCACCGAGTCCGCGTGGAGCGCGACCCCCGACGGCGCCCGCAACGCGTTCGGGAACTGCGAGGGCTGGACGGGGATGCTGGCCGCGCTCAAGGCGTGGGTCGAGCACGGCATCAACCTGCGCGACGGCTTCTACGTGGACCGCAACGCCGGCTGA
- a CDS encoding ArsR/SmtB family transcription factor, producing the protein MNSSGDRTTAASDDDLVFKALASPHRRRMLDALREATRTTGELVAAVPELDRTTVLQHLRVLERAGLVTGRKVGRERRLALAPLPIKRIHDRWISDYTRAAVELLDRLDQG; encoded by the coding sequence ATGAACTCTTCCGGCGACAGGACGACGGCCGCCTCCGACGACGACCTGGTCTTCAAGGCGCTCGCCTCACCCCACCGACGCCGGATGCTCGATGCCCTGCGGGAGGCGACGCGGACGACGGGCGAGCTGGTCGCCGCGGTCCCCGAGCTCGACCGCACCACCGTCCTGCAGCACCTGCGGGTCCTGGAGAGGGCCGGCCTGGTCACCGGCCGCAAGGTCGGCCGCGAACGCCGACTCGCGCTCGCCCCGCTGCCCATCAAGCGCATCCACGACCGCTGGATCAGCGACTACACCCGCGCCGCGGTCGAGCTGCTCGACCGCCTCGACCAGGGGTGA
- a CDS encoding Hsp20/alpha crystallin family protein yields the protein MATYWDPFQEMDRLFGSIAANNRTAPAMPMDLFREGDHFVLAVDLPGIDPGSIDVSCEDRTLTIRAERTPRSGEGQWLLRERTTGTVARQVALGRGLALDDISASYADGVLTLTIPVAEEAKPRRIEVTHARTDHTIEA from the coding sequence ATGGCTACGTACTGGGACCCGTTCCAGGAGATGGACCGACTCTTCGGGTCGATCGCGGCGAACAACCGCACCGCACCCGCCATGCCGATGGACCTCTTCCGCGAGGGCGACCACTTCGTCCTCGCCGTCGACCTCCCCGGCATCGACCCCGGCAGCATCGACGTCTCGTGCGAGGACCGGACGCTCACCATCCGCGCCGAACGCACCCCCCGCTCCGGCGAGGGCCAGTGGCTCCTGCGCGAACGCACCACCGGCACCGTCGCCCGACAGGTCGCCCTCGGGCGCGGGCTCGCGCTCGACGACATCAGCGCGTCGTACGCCGACGGCGTGCTCACCCTCACCATCCCCGTCGCCGAGGAGGCGAAGCCGCGCCGCATCGAGGTCACGCACGCCCGCACCGACCACACGATCGAGGCCTGA